A genomic window from Populus nigra chromosome 7, ddPopNigr1.1, whole genome shotgun sequence includes:
- the LOC133699953 gene encoding cold shock domain-containing protein 4-like: MLLFTFKYSFPFLFLLSLSHSQKTTHPFCAKMKSFASFFLLALLLVACSLSVATQPEPDPDQSTKGKPTNQNNRAGGNDGGMGGFFGPGPGFGIPGFDKGWGNIGGGYGAGYGGPKGGYSRDGVVRPSVVCKERGPCYKKKLTCPAKCFTSHSRSGKGYGGGGGGGGCTLDCKKCVAYC, encoded by the coding sequence ATGCttctttttacctttaaatATTCCTTCccatttctctttcttctctccttGTCACATTCTCAGAAAACAACTCATCCTTTTTGCGCGAAAATGAAATCCTTCGCTAGCTTCTTTCTCCTAGCTCTTTTGCTTGTTGCGTGTTCACTGTCCGTTGCAACCCAACCCGAACCCGACCCAGACCAGTCCACAAAAGGCAAACCCACCAACCAAAACAACAGAGCTGGTGGAAATGATGGTGGGATGGGCGGGTTCTTTGGACCCGGACCCGGGTTTGGTATACCCGGATTTGATAAAGGGTGGGGAAATATTGGTGGCGGGTATGGTGCTGGGTATGGTGGTCCTAAAGGAGGGTACTCTAGAGATGGTGTTGTGAGGCCCAGTGTGGTGTGCAAAGAGAGAGGCCCGTGTTATAAGAAGAAGCTGACTTGCCCAGCCAAGTGTTTCACCTCTCACAGCCGGTCAGGGAAGGGCtatggaggaggaggtggtggtggtgggtgcACCCTAGATTGTAAGAAGTGTGTTGCTTATTGCTAG